The nucleotide window TCTCGCAGGCATAGCCGCGCGCCTTGCCGTCCAGCAATTCGACGCGGAACACCATGCCGCGCGGGATCACGCAGATCTCCTTGGGCACCACATCCATCACGCCGAGCTCGGTGGCGATGCGCAGGCCGCCTTCCTGCGGCACGATCAGCAGCTCGCCGTCGGCGTTGAAGAAATACTCGTCCACCATGTCGGTATTGGCGACATAGACATGGCTCGCCATGCCGGCCTGGCCGTTGACGTCGCCGGCCGTGGTCATGGTGCGCATGCCGGTCAGGAACGTCACCGGCGTCTGCGGGATCGGCACCGGGTCCCAGCGCAGCTGGCCGAGCGCCAGCGAATGGTCGTCGACCGCCGGCGCGCTCTTCCACTCGGGCAGGGAGACGGGCGAGAAGCGTCCGGAATGCTTGACCGACGGGCGGATGCGATAGAGCCAGGACCGCTCGTTGGTGCCGCGCGGGGCGGTGAACGGCGAGCCGGAAAGCTGTTCGGCATAAAGGCCGTAGGGCGCGCGCTGGGGCGAGTTCTGCCCCTGTGGCAGGGCGCCGGGCAGGGCTTCGGTCTCGAAATCGTTGCCGAAGCCCGACATGTAGGCCGGGGTATTCGAAAGCGTCATGTCCGATCCCTCCTGATCCAGACAGTTGATAGTTGCGTGTGTAACTGTTTTGTCCGAAACTATCAACGTGCGAAGATACCGCCGGCCGATTTTGTCGAAACAAGGGACGCAAATGACCGGACGCCTGCCGCTTGACGAGTTTCTGCCCTACCGCCTGGTCAGGGCGTCCGAACTGGTCAGCCGGCGTTTCGCCGCCCGTTACCGGGCCGCCTACGGCATCAGCCGGCCGGAATGGCGCACCTTCGCGATCCTCGGCCAGCTCGGCGGCACCACGGCGACGGAGATTGGCCGCCGCTCGACCATGCACAAGACCAAGGTGAGCCGCGCGGTCGCGGCGCTGGAAAAGCGCGGCTGGCTGTCGCGCACCACCGACGAGGCGGACCGCCGAGCCGAGCAGCTGGAGCTTACGGCGGAAGGCGCCAAGGTCTATGGCGAGCTGGTGGCGCTCGCCCGCTCGTTCCAGGCAGAACTGCTACGCGACCTCGGCTTCGAGGCCGCCGACCGGCTCGACGCCGGGCTTTCGGCGGTGGAGAAGCGCTTCCTCCGCGAGGAGTGATCCTGCGCCCCTCCGGTGGGCGCAGGCAGGGCAAGGGGCGTCAGTGCGCCTCGTCCCAGTTGTCGGCGGCGCGGGCATCCACATGCAGCGGCACGGAGAGCGTCACGGCCGGTTCGGCCGCCGTTTCCATGACCTCGCGCACCAGGGCGATGGTTGTGCCCACCTCCGCTTCCGGCACCTCGAAGATCAGCTCGTCATGCACCTGCAGCAGCATGCGGGCGGTAAGCCTTGAGGCCGACAGCCGGTCCTCCATGCGGATCATCGCCCGGCGCAGGATGTCGGCGGCCGAGCCCTGGATCGGCGCGTTGATCGCCGCGCGCTCGTAGAAGGCGCGGTGGTTCGGGTTGGAGGTGTTCACCTCCGGATAATGCGCCCGGCGGCCGAAGATCGTCGTCACGTAGCCATTGGCATGAACGAACTTCTTCGTCTCCTCCATGTAGTCGCGAATGCCCGGGAAGCGCTTGAAATAGGTCGAGATGTACTCCGCCGCCTCGCCCCGCGGGATGCCGAGCTGGGCGGCGAGACCGAAGGCCGAGATGCCGTAGATGATGCCGAAATTGATCGCCTTGGCCCGGCGGCGGACCATCGGGTCCATGCCCTCGATGGGCACGCCGAACATTTCCGAAGCGGTCATGGCATGGATGTCGAGCCCTTCGGAGAAGGCCTGCTTGAGCTGGCCGATGTCGGCCATGTGGGCAAGCACGCGCAGCTCGATCTGGCTGTAGTCGGCCGAGACCAGCTTCATGCCCTTCTCGGCGACGAAGGCCTTGCGGATCTTGCGGCCGGCTTCCGTGCGAACCGGAATGTTCTGCAGGTTCGGCTCGGACGAGGACAGGCGGCCGGTCGTCGTCGCTGCCAGCGCGTAGGACGTGTGCACGCGCCCGGTCTGCGGATTGACGAAGCCGGGCAGCGCGTCCGAATAGGTGGACTTGAGCTTGGAGAGCTGCCGCCATTCGACGATGCGCGAAGGCAGCTCGTGCCCTTCGGCGGCCAGGTCGTCGAGCACGGAGACCGAGGTCGACCAGGCGCCGGTCTTGGTCTTCTTGCCGCCGGGCAGGCCCATCTTGCCGAACAGGATGTCGCCGAGCTGCTTCGGGCTGCCTATGTTGAAGCTCTCGCCGGCGAGCTCGTGGATCTCGGATTCCAGTGCCGCCATGCCTTGCGCGAAATCGCCGGACAGGCGCGACAGCATCTGCCGGTCGATGGAGATGCCGCGCTCCTCCATGCGGGCGAGCACCGGCACCATCGGCCGCTCCAGCCGCTCGTAGACGCCGGCCATGTGCTCCGCCGCAAGCCGCGGCTTGAGCACCTGCCACAGGCGCAGGGTGACGTCGGCATCCTCCGCCGCATAGGCGGAGGCCTTGTCGAGCGGCACCTTGTCGAAGGTGATCATCGACTTGCCGGAGCCGGCGACTTCCTTGAACGGGATCGGCGTGTGGCCGAGCCAGCGCTCGGAAAGCGCGTCCATGCCGTTGCCGCCCTTGCCGGCATCCAGCGCATAGGACAGCAGCATCGTATCGTCGAAGGGGGCGATCTCGATGCCGTAGCGCTTCAGCACCAGCCAGTCGTACTTGAGGTTCTGCGCGATCTTGAGGACGCCAGGGTCCTCCAGCAGCGGCTTGAGCACGGCAAGCGCCTCGCCCATGGCGATCTGGCCGGGGATCAGGCCGCCGCCGCCGAGCAGGTCGCCCTCGCCGTCCACATGACCGAGCGGGATGTAGCAGGCGCGTCCCGGCTGCGTTGCCAGCGACACGCCGACGAGTTCGGCCTGCATGGCATCGAGCGAGGTCGTTTCCGTGTCGACCGCCACATGGCCGAGCTCGGTCGCCTCCGCGACCCAGGCCTTCAGCCGGTCGAGATCCATCACCGTCTCGTAGCCGGACGGGTCGACCTTCTGCGCGGCGGCCTGTGCGGCGGCGGCCTCGGCAACCGCCTGCGGGCGCCACAATCCGCCCTCGCCGGCTGCAGCGGATGCGGAGGCCGATGGTGTCGATCCGCTTGCCGGGGTGTCCGAGCTGGCGGCAGTACCTTCCGGCTGGGTCCCGGGGCCGCCCTCCATCATCCGACCCTTGCCGTCGGGCTCGTGCCAGCCGCGCACGACGAGGGTGGCCGGCTCGACGCCGGCAATGTCGAGGCCGGTGACCTCGGCGACCCGGCGGGTCAGGGTGGTGAACTCCATCGCCTTGAGGAAGGCGATGGCGCGGGTGCCGTCGAGCCCGTTGACGGTGAGCGTCTCCACCGGCTGCTCGACCGGCACGTCCTCCTTCAGCGTCACCAGCTGCTTGGAGATGCGCGCCTGGTCGGCAAAGGCGATGAGGTTCTCGCGGCGCTTGGCCTGCTTGATCGTGTCGGCCTTGGACAGCAGCGTCTCCAGGTCGCCGAACTCGCTGACCAGGAGGGCGGCGGTCTTCAGGCCGATGCCCGGTACGCCCGGCACGTTGTCGACGCTGTCGCCGGCCAGCGCCTGGACCTCGATCACCTTGTCCGGACCGACGCCGAATTTCTCGAACACCTCGGCCTCGCCGAAGATCTTGTTCTTCATGGTGTCGATCATGCCGATGCGCGGACCGATCAGCTGCATCAGGTCCTTGTCGCCGGAGGCGATGGTGACCCGCGCGCCCGCCGCCGCCGCCGCGCGGGCATAGGTGGCGATCAGGTCGTCGGCCTCGAAGCCTTCCTGCTCGATGCAATGGACCGAAAAGGCGCGTGTGGCCTCGCGGATCAGGCCGAACTGGGGGATCAGGTCCTCCGGCGGCTCCGGGCGCTGGGCCTTGTACTGGGGATAGATCTCGTTGCGGAACGTCTTCGCCGAATGGTCGAAGATCACCGCCATATGGGTCGGCTCGTCGCCTTCCTCCGGGGTCAGCCCTTCCTGCAGCAGCTTCCACAGCATGTTGCAGAAGCCGGAGACCGCACCGACCGGCAGGCCGTCGGACTTGCGCGTCAAGGGCGGCAGCGCGTGATAGGCGCGGAAGATGAACGTGGAGCCGTCGACCAGGATCAGGTGGTCGTCGGCGGTGAGGGCGGAGGCGGCTTCGTTCGACATGGCGCGGATCATGCCCGCAGGCACCAGATTTTGGAAGAGCCGCCGCCCTTCTTTGCTACCTGAAGATCGCTAGATCAACAGGCAAAAGCATATGTATTTGTTCTGGCCTTCGGGCCAGGCTCAATGGTTGTTTTGTGAATAGACGGTCTGTCGGTTGTCGTATATTTCGATTTCCATGTATCCGAAGAAATATTTGAACTGCCAGTATACGAGGTATGGTAGAAAAATACCCAATGTTATGATCGAAAGAACAATAAGCCCAATAGATGTGAAAAAGAATTCCCAGAAGCTTCCTGTGAATATGATCTTGCCTTTTATCATCTTGAGCATCTCCTTGAAGCGGATGTTCAAGACGTTAAAGATTGTATTTCCGTACGTAAACAACTATTCCGCCGCCTGCGCGACCGGGCGGCGCGGCGTGTCGCGCTCCAGCCGTGCCCAGCCGGGGCGGCGGAACAGGAACCAGCCATAGCCGGTGCGTTCGATCAGCCACAGCAGCACCAGCGGGGCGATGACGCCGGCGGCGGTGACGATCACCGAGATCGTGCCGATGTCGGGAATGATGCCGGTCTTCAGCAGCACGACGCGGGTAACCGCCATGGGGAAGAAGAAGGCGAGATAGATGACGATTGAGTTGCGCCCGCAATAGGCGAGCGGCGCGGCCGCGCCCGCCTGCGTCAGCAGCGCCGAGGTGACGATCACCGCCAGCGCGCCGGCCGTGCCGAGCGCCAGGCTGACCAGGGGCAGGTCGGCAAACCCGTTGAACACCAGGAGGCCGTTGACGACGCCCCAGGCGAGCAGGCCGGCAATGCCCACGGTCATGTTGCGGCGGGCCCAGTCGGCCAGTGCGAAGGCCCGGGTGGCGAAGATGTAGCCGGCGTAGAAATAGACGTAGCGCGAGCTGAATTCGTCGATCAGCACCGATCCGGTCGAGATCGGGGCGGTCTGCAGCACGGCGGCTGCGGCGAGCACCAGCTGCCACGGCACGCCGCGGTCGTGCAGAACCTTGGTGATCACGAACATCACCGGCAGCATGTAGATGAACCACAGCGTGCCGAAAGGCTGGACATAGGCGAGAAGATACTCGCCCAGCACGCTGCCCCATCCGGTTTCGGCCGCGATGGACGGCGCCTTGACCGCGAACTGGATCGTCAGCCAGAGCACGTAGAAATAGGCGAAGTGGACCACCTTGCGGTCGAGATAGCGGCGCCAGGGCCGGTCGATGACCAGCGCCAGGAACAGGCCCGAGATCATGAAGAAGTCCGGCATGCGGAACGGACGGGCGAACTCCACCACCAGTCCCATCCAGCCTTCCAGGCCGGCGGCTTTCTCGACGCCCAGCGTCGAATGCATCATCACCACGAAGACGATGCAAAGCCCCTTGGCCGTGTCGACCCAGTCGACGCGTCCGGTGGCGCCGGCGATGTCCCTCTCCCGACCGGT belongs to Stappia indica and includes:
- the polA gene encoding DNA polymerase I; the protein is MIRAMSNEAASALTADDHLILVDGSTFIFRAYHALPPLTRKSDGLPVGAVSGFCNMLWKLLQEGLTPEEGDEPTHMAVIFDHSAKTFRNEIYPQYKAQRPEPPEDLIPQFGLIREATRAFSVHCIEQEGFEADDLIATYARAAAAAGARVTIASGDKDLMQLIGPRIGMIDTMKNKIFGEAEVFEKFGVGPDKVIEVQALAGDSVDNVPGVPGIGLKTAALLVSEFGDLETLLSKADTIKQAKRRENLIAFADQARISKQLVTLKEDVPVEQPVETLTVNGLDGTRAIAFLKAMEFTTLTRRVAEVTGLDIAGVEPATLVVRGWHEPDGKGRMMEGGPGTQPEGTAASSDTPASGSTPSASASAAAGEGGLWRPQAVAEAAAAQAAAQKVDPSGYETVMDLDRLKAWVAEATELGHVAVDTETTSLDAMQAELVGVSLATQPGRACYIPLGHVDGEGDLLGGGGLIPGQIAMGEALAVLKPLLEDPGVLKIAQNLKYDWLVLKRYGIEIAPFDDTMLLSYALDAGKGGNGMDALSERWLGHTPIPFKEVAGSGKSMITFDKVPLDKASAYAAEDADVTLRLWQVLKPRLAAEHMAGVYERLERPMVPVLARMEERGISIDRQMLSRLSGDFAQGMAALESEIHELAGESFNIGSPKQLGDILFGKMGLPGGKKTKTGAWSTSVSVLDDLAAEGHELPSRIVEWRQLSKLKSTYSDALPGFVNPQTGRVHTSYALAATTTGRLSSSEPNLQNIPVRTEAGRKIRKAFVAEKGMKLVSADYSQIELRVLAHMADIGQLKQAFSEGLDIHAMTASEMFGVPIEGMDPMVRRRAKAINFGIIYGISAFGLAAQLGIPRGEAAEYISTYFKRFPGIRDYMEETKKFVHANGYVTTIFGRRAHYPEVNTSNPNHRAFYERAAINAPIQGSAADILRRAMIRMEDRLSASRLTARMLLQVHDELIFEVPEAEVGTTIALVREVMETAAEPAVTLSVPLHVDARAADNWDEAH
- a CDS encoding acyltransferase family protein — encoded protein: MTGRERDIAGATGRVDWVDTAKGLCIVFVVMMHSTLGVEKAAGLEGWMGLVVEFARPFRMPDFFMISGLFLALVIDRPWRRYLDRKVVHFAYFYVLWLTIQFAVKAPSIAAETGWGSVLGEYLLAYVQPFGTLWFIYMLPVMFVITKVLHDRGVPWQLVLAAAAVLQTAPISTGSVLIDEFSSRYVYFYAGYIFATRAFALADWARRNMTVGIAGLLAWGVVNGLLVFNGFADLPLVSLALGTAGALAVIVTSALLTQAGAAAPLAYCGRNSIVIYLAFFFPMAVTRVVLLKTGIIPDIGTISVIVTAAGVIAPLVLLWLIERTGYGWFLFRRPGWARLERDTPRRPVAQAAE
- a CDS encoding MarR family winged helix-turn-helix transcriptional regulator produces the protein MTGRLPLDEFLPYRLVRASELVSRRFAARYRAAYGISRPEWRTFAILGQLGGTTATEIGRRSTMHKTKVSRAVAALEKRGWLSRTTDEADRRAEQLELTAEGAKVYGELVALARSFQAELLRDLGFEAADRLDAGLSAVEKRFLREE